One segment of Zonotrichia albicollis isolate bZonAlb1 chromosome 4, bZonAlb1.hap1, whole genome shotgun sequence DNA contains the following:
- the SLC6A12 gene encoding sodium- and chloride-dependent betaine transporter translates to MTRAISKEGERNGATASPEEIRVEEMEERGQWKNKMEFVLSVAGEIIGLGNVWRFPYLCYKNGGGAFLIPYLIFLFTCGIPLFLLETALGQYTSQGGVTAWRKICPLFEGIGYATQVIVGYLNIYYIVILSWALFYLFSSFSSVLPWASCNNPWNSDLCVDILNRSSLDNRTLPANATSSMIEFWEKRVLRLTDGIHKLGTVRWELALCLLLAWIICYFCIWKGVKSTGKVVYFTATFPYVMLLILLVRGVMLPGAAEGIIFYLKPDMSKLADPQVWMDAGTQILFSYAICEGCLTALGSYNKYTNNCYRDCLLLCTMNSATSFIAGFAIFSVLGFMAQEQGVPISEVAELGPGLAFIAYPTAVTMMPVSQLWSCLFFLMLFFLGLDSQFVCVESMVTAIIDMFPAVFRKRGRRELLILAIAVICYFLGLLLVTEGGMYIFQLFDFYAASGISLLFLAIFEVICIGWVYGANRFYDNIEDMIGFRPWPLIKICWLVLTPGLCLGTFLFSLIKHTPLKYNNSYEYPPWGYVLGWLMALSSMVCIPLYAIFILLKTKGSLKQRLMQLISPAEDLPQPKKRRVARPADVRQEGWSPPAQQLLSITERETHF, encoded by the exons ATGACAAGAGCCATATCCAAGGAAGGAGAACGCAATGGGGCCACCGCATCTCCTGAAGAGATAAGAGTGGAGGAAATGGAAGAGAGAGGCCAGTGGAAGAACAAAATGGAGTTTGTGCTGTCTGTGGCTGGGGAGATCATTGGCCTGGGTAACGTGTGGAGGTTCCCATACCTCTGCTACAAGAACGGTGGTG GAGCCTTCCTCATCCCTTACCTCATCTTCCTTTTCACCTGTGGGATCCCTCTGTTCCTCCTGGAGACGGCGCTGGGGCAGTACACGAGCCAGGGAGGGGTGACGGCCTGGAGGAAGATCTGCCCCCTCTTTGAAG GAATTGGATATGCCACCCAAGTCATTGTGGGATATCTGAATATCTACTACATTGTCATCTTGTCCTGGGCACTCTTCTACCTGTTCAGCTCCTTCTCTTCAGTGCTACCATGGGCCAGCTGCAATAACCCCTGGAACTCAG ATCTCTGTGTGGACATTCTGAATAGATCCAGCCTGGACAACAGGACCTTGCCAGCGAACGCCACCTCCTCAATGATTGAGTTTTGGGA GAAGCGCGTGCTGAGGCTCACGGATGGGATTCACAAACTGGGCACTGTGCGCTGGgagctggctctgtgtctcCTGCTGGCCTGGATCATCTGCTACTTCTGCATCTGGAAAGGGGTCAAATCCACAGGCAAA gtcGTTTACTTCACTGCCACCTTCCCATATGTGATGCTCCTCATCCTGCTGGTCCGAGGGGTGatgctgccaggggctgctgagggCATCATCTTCTACCTGAAGCCAGACATGTCCAAGCTGGCAGACCCACAG GTGTGGATGGATGCAGGCACTCAAATCCTCTTCTCTTACGCCATCTGTGAGGGGTGCctgacagctctgggcagctACAACAAATACACCAACAACTGCTACAG GGACTGCCTCCTGCTGTGCACCATGAACAGTGCCACCAGCTTTATTGCTGGCTTTGCCATTTTCTCTGTGCTGGGCTTCATGGCTCAAGAGCAGGGCGTGCCTATTTCAGAAGTGGCTGAATTAG GTCCTGGTCTGGCTTTCATAGCATATCCAACAGCAGTAACAATGATGCCTGTGTCTCAGCTGTGGTcctgcctcttcttcctcatGCTGTTCTTCTTGGGACTGGACAGCCAG TTTGTCTGTGTGGAAAGCATGGTGACAGCTATTATTGACATGTTCCCAGCAGTGTTTCGGAAGAGAGGGCGTCGGGAGCTGCTGATCCTGGCCATTGCAGTCATATGCTACTTTCTGGGCTTATTGCTGGTCACTGAG GGTGGCATGTACATCTTCCAGCTCTTTGACTTCTATGCTGCCAGTGGCATATCCCTGCTCTTCCTGGCTATTTTTGAAGTCATCTGCATAGGATGGGTGTATG GTGCCAACCGTTTCTATGACAACATTGAGGACATGATTGGTTTCCGGCCGTGGCCCTTGATCAAGATCTGCTGGCTGGTGCTCACCCCGGGTCTGTGCTTG ggcacctTCCTGTTTTCCCTGATCAAGCACACACCCTTGAAATACAACAATTCCTACGAGTACCCACCCTGGGGCTAcgtgctgggctggctgatgGCACTCTCCTCCATGGTCTGTATTCCTCTCTATGCCATCTTCATCCTCCTGAAAACCAAAGGATCCCTGAAACAG AGACTGATGCAGCTGATTTCCCCAGCGGAGGATCTGCCGCAGCCAAAGAAGAGGCGCGTGGCGAGGCCGGCCGACGTGAGGCAGGAGGGATGGtctcctccagcccagcagctgctcagcatCACAGAGAGAGAAACCCACTTCTGA